One genomic segment of Oncorhynchus nerka isolate Pitt River linkage group LG16, Oner_Uvic_2.0, whole genome shotgun sequence includes these proteins:
- the LOC135561183 gene encoding uncharacterized protein LOC135561183: MSDAREFILNIPHTPLPAPHPSSCSTPFSLPHTPLPAPHPSSCSTPLFLLHTPLPAPHPTSCSTPLSFPAPHPSPFPTPLFLPHTLLPSPHPSSCSTPHFPAHTPLPHPTPHFPTPHPSSRSTPHFPATHPSSCSTPLFLLHTPLPAHTPLPCPHPSSRSTPHFPATHPSSCSTPLFLLHTPLPAHTPLPCPHPTSLPHPTSLPTPHFPTPHPLPAPHPTSLPHTPRPAPHPSSCSTPLSLPTPLPAHTPLPCHTPLFPLHTPLPSPHPSSPRHTPLPSPHPSSRATPLFPLHTPLLAGGWHGVL, encoded by the exons ATGTCAGACGCTCGAGAG TTCATTCTGAACATTCCCCACACCCCTCTTCCTGCTCCACACCCCTCTTCCTGCTCCACACCCTTCTCCCTTCCCCACACCCCTCTTCCTGCTCCACACCCCTCTTCCTGCTCCACACCCCTCTTCCTGCTCCACACCCCTCTTCCTGCTCCACACCCCACTTCCTGCTCCAcacccctctcctttcctgcCCCACACCCTTCTCCCTTCCCCACACCCCTCTTCCTGCCCCACACCCTTCTCCCTTCCCCACACCCTTCTTCCTGCTCCACACCCCACTTCCCTGCCCACACCCCACTTCCCCACCCCACACCCCACTTCCCCACCCCACACCCCTCTTCCCGCTCCACACCCCACTTCCCTGCCACACACCCCTCTTCCTGCTCCACACCCCTCTTCCTGCTCCACACCCCTCTCCCTGCCCACACCCCACTTCCCTGCCCACACCCCTCTTCCCGCTCCACACCCCACTTCCCTGCCACACACCCCTCTTCCTGCTCCACACCCCTCTTCCTGCTCCACACCCCTCTCCCTGCCCACACCCCACTTCCCTGCCCACACCCCACTTCCCTGCCACACCCCACTTCCCTGCCCACACCCCACTTCCCCACCCCACACCCTCTTCCCGCTCCACACCCCACTTCCCTGCCACACACCCCTCGTCCTGCTCCACACCCCTCTTCCTGCTCCACACCCCTCTCCCTGCCCACCCCACTTCCTGCCCACACCCCACTTCCCTGCCACacacccctcttccctctccacacccctcttccctctccacaCCCCTCTTCCCCGCGCCacacccctcttccctctccacaCCCCTCTTCCCGCGCCacacccctcttccctctccacaCCCCTCTCCTTGCTGGCGGGTGGCACGGTGTTCTGTAG